Proteins encoded in a region of the Methylobacterium radiotolerans JCM 2831 genome:
- the recG gene encoding ATP-dependent DNA helicase RecG, which produces MTDARPTQDPALKDSDAAEAAEAAPAPAVAPTLRPSILDPLFAPARALPGIGPKMAPLIERLLGTPEREARVVDLLFHLPQGGVARKLMGSISEAPTGEPVTIGVTVVAHRPAQVGAGRRPHRVLVEDASGDISLVFFGMPRARVEKMLPLGAHRYITGRIDLWDGTRQMVHPSRIVDEAGLAELPAVEPVYGATEGLTSRAINKLAVVALDRLPILPEWQDPAWLERNRLPAFADALRLEHRPEEAPPKAEDPLQPPPATPSRKRLAYDELLASQLALALLRARQRRKAGRVNAGDGALSARLQAALPFALTGAQARAVAEIRADLAAPRRMLRLLQGDVGSGKTAVALLAMASAVEAGRQAALMAPTEILARQHFERLKPLAGPLRLRLMTGRDRAAERKSTLADLAAGEIDILVGTHALFQEAVAFRDLGLAVVDEQHRFGVHQRLALGAKGEAVDFLVMTATPIPRTLALTFFGDMDVSILDEKPAGRQPIRTITLPTERIDEVVAGLARAIAGGERVYWICPLVEESEFVDLAAAAERFDDLRKHFGDAVGLIHGKMPGPEKDAAMARFAAGETKLLVSTTVVEVGVDVPEATIMVIEHAERFGLAQLHQLRGRVGRGSKASSCLLLYRGPLGQVSRARLEMMRASEDGFRIAEADLKLRGEGEVLGTRQSGLAAFRLARLESDAALLEAARDDARLIVERDPGLRSPRGQALRVLLYLFEREAAIRLIGAG; this is translated from the coding sequence ATGACAGATGCACGCCCGACTCAGGACCCGGCCTTGAAGGATTCCGACGCGGCCGAGGCGGCGGAGGCCGCCCCCGCGCCTGCCGTCGCCCCGACTCTGCGGCCGAGCATCCTCGATCCGCTCTTCGCGCCGGCCCGCGCCCTGCCGGGGATCGGGCCGAAGATGGCGCCGCTCATCGAGAGGCTGCTCGGGACCCCCGAGCGCGAGGCCCGGGTCGTGGACCTGCTGTTCCACCTGCCCCAGGGCGGCGTGGCGCGGAAGCTGATGGGCTCGATCAGCGAGGCCCCCACCGGCGAGCCGGTGACGATCGGCGTCACCGTGGTGGCGCACCGCCCGGCCCAGGTCGGCGCCGGCCGGCGCCCGCACCGGGTGCTGGTGGAGGATGCCTCCGGCGACATCTCGCTGGTCTTCTTCGGCATGCCCCGCGCCCGGGTGGAGAAGATGCTGCCGCTCGGGGCGCACCGCTACATCACCGGCCGGATCGACCTCTGGGACGGCACCCGCCAGATGGTCCACCCGTCCCGGATCGTGGACGAGGCGGGGCTCGCCGAGCTGCCCGCCGTCGAGCCGGTCTACGGTGCCACCGAGGGGCTGACGTCCCGGGCGATCAACAAGCTCGCGGTGGTGGCCCTCGACCGGCTGCCGATCCTGCCGGAATGGCAGGACCCGGCCTGGCTGGAGCGGAACCGCCTGCCGGCCTTCGCGGACGCGCTCCGCCTCGAGCACCGCCCCGAGGAGGCGCCCCCGAAGGCCGAGGACCCCCTCCAGCCGCCGCCCGCGACGCCGTCCCGGAAGCGGCTGGCCTACGACGAGCTCCTCGCCTCGCAGTTGGCGCTCGCCCTGCTGCGCGCCCGCCAGCGGCGCAAGGCCGGCCGCGTCAATGCCGGCGACGGGGCCCTGAGCGCCCGCCTCCAGGCCGCCCTCCCCTTCGCGCTGACCGGCGCCCAGGCCCGGGCGGTCGCGGAGATCCGCGCCGACCTCGCGGCGCCCCGGCGGATGCTGCGCCTGCTCCAGGGCGATGTCGGCTCGGGCAAGACCGCGGTGGCCTTGCTCGCCATGGCCTCGGCGGTCGAGGCCGGGCGTCAGGCCGCCCTGATGGCGCCCACCGAGATCCTGGCCCGCCAGCACTTCGAGCGGCTGAAACCGCTGGCCGGTCCCCTGCGCCTGCGCCTGATGACCGGCCGCGACCGGGCCGCGGAGCGCAAGAGCACGCTCGCCGACCTCGCCGCGGGCGAGATCGACATCCTGGTCGGCACCCACGCCCTGTTCCAGGAGGCCGTGGCGTTCCGCGACCTCGGCCTCGCGGTCGTCGACGAGCAGCACCGGTTCGGCGTCCACCAGCGCCTGGCGCTCGGCGCCAAGGGCGAGGCGGTGGACTTCCTGGTCATGACCGCCACGCCGATTCCCCGCACCCTGGCGCTGACCTTCTTCGGCGACATGGACGTCTCGATCCTCGACGAGAAGCCCGCCGGCCGGCAGCCGATCCGCACGATCACGCTGCCGACCGAGCGGATCGACGAGGTCGTGGCCGGCCTCGCCCGGGCGATCGCCGGCGGCGAGCGGGTCTACTGGATCTGCCCCCTGGTGGAGGAGTCGGAGTTCGTCGACCTCGCCGCCGCGGCCGAGCGCTTCGACGACCTGCGGAAGCACTTCGGCGACGCGGTCGGGCTGATCCACGGCAAGATGCCGGGGCCCGAGAAGGATGCCGCCATGGCCCGGTTCGCCGCCGGAGAGACCAAGCTCCTGGTCTCGACCACGGTGGTGGAGGTCGGGGTCGACGTGCCCGAAGCCACCATCATGGTGATCGAGCACGCGGAGCGGTTCGGGCTGGCGCAGCTGCACCAGCTCCGCGGCCGGGTCGGGCGCGGCTCGAAGGCCTCCTCGTGCCTGCTGCTCTACCGGGGCCCCCTCGGGCAGGTGTCCCGGGCCCGGCTGGAGATGATGCGCGCGAGCGAGGACGGCTTCCGCATCGCCGAGGCCGACCTGAAGCTGCGCGGCGAGGGCGAGGTGCTCGGCACCCGGCAATCCGGCCTGGCGGCGTTCCGGCTGGCGCGGCTGGAGAGCGACGCCGCCCTGCTGGAGGCGGCCCGCGACGACGCGCGGCTGATCGTGGAGCGCGATCCCGGCCTCAGGAGCCCGCGGGGGCAGGCCCTGCGGGTGCTGCTCTACCTGTTCGAGCGGGAGGCCGCGATCCGGCTGATCGGGGCCGGATGA
- a CDS encoding DUF502 domain-containing protein, whose amino-acid sequence MAPIPPPIQVPEPDAAAAGGGAPKTRVSARGRLRTYFLTGIIVAGPLAITAYITWWFIALIDSFVKPLVPASYLPDHYLPFSIPGLGLVIAFLAVTLLGFLTANLVGRSVIEFGEVLLARTPVISGLYKGLRQIFETLFSANGTSFRTVGLVEFPVKGTWSVVFLSAPAAHEVEGALRARGAPADDLVGVFLPCAPNPTTGFFFYLPRAEVVELAISVDDAAKLVMSAGVIQPEDPQGRLNAMAATLRTAQQAGGPVPRREPQDA is encoded by the coding sequence GTGGCGCCGATTCCCCCGCCGATCCAGGTTCCCGAGCCCGACGCCGCCGCGGCGGGCGGCGGCGCCCCGAAGACGCGGGTCAGCGCGCGCGGCCGGCTGCGCACCTATTTCCTCACCGGCATCATCGTCGCCGGCCCGCTGGCCATCACCGCCTACATCACGTGGTGGTTCATCGCGCTGATCGACTCGTTCGTGAAGCCGCTGGTGCCGGCGAGCTACCTGCCGGACCATTACCTGCCGTTCTCGATCCCGGGCCTCGGCCTCGTGATCGCGTTCCTGGCGGTGACGCTGCTGGGCTTCCTCACGGCGAACCTCGTCGGACGCTCGGTGATCGAGTTCGGCGAGGTGCTGCTGGCGCGGACTCCCGTGATCTCCGGCCTCTACAAGGGCCTGCGGCAGATCTTCGAGACGCTGTTCTCGGCCAACGGCACCTCGTTCCGCACGGTGGGGCTCGTGGAGTTCCCCGTGAAGGGCACGTGGTCGGTGGTGTTCCTGTCCGCCCCGGCGGCTCACGAGGTCGAGGGCGCGCTGCGGGCCCGGGGGGCGCCGGCGGACGACCTCGTCGGCGTTTTCCTGCCCTGCGCGCCCAATCCGACGACGGGCTTCTTCTTCTACCTGCCGCGCGCGGAGGTGGTGGAACTCGCCATCAGCGTCGACGACGCCGCCAAGCTGGTGATGTCGGCCGGGGTGATCCAGCCGGAGGACCCGCAGGGCCGCCTCAACGCCATGGCGGCCACCCTTCGGACGGCCCAGCAGGCCGGCGGCCCGGTGCCCCGGCGGGAGCCGCAGGACGCCTGA
- a CDS encoding sugar kinase, which translates to MRVACIGECMVELSERPDGNLVRGFGGDTLNTALYLARLGVAVDYVTALGDDIWSDEMAAAWGREGIGLERVRRLQGRMPGLYIIRTDADGERSFHYWRDRAAARDLFTEPGAAETEAELERYDLVYLSGISLSLYGETGRAALFETLARLRDRGGRVAFDTNYRPRGWPDRDEAWAAFRAALALADVIFASAEDLDWLFGAAGEDEVLRHRGRAEIVLKTSGASGPVARVLHGPADTAVPAGRAARVVDTTAAGDSFAAGYLAARIAGLAPEAAAAEAHRLAGAVIGHRGAVIPRDAMPAPAARPPGPGA; encoded by the coding sequence ATGAGGGTCGCCTGCATCGGCGAGTGCATGGTCGAACTGTCCGAACGCCCGGACGGGAATCTGGTCCGGGGCTTCGGCGGCGACACGCTGAACACCGCGCTCTATCTCGCGCGCCTCGGCGTCGCGGTGGATTACGTGACGGCGCTCGGCGACGACATCTGGAGCGACGAGATGGCGGCGGCCTGGGGCCGCGAGGGCATCGGCCTCGAGCGGGTCCGGCGCCTGCAGGGCCGGATGCCGGGCCTCTACATCATCCGCACGGATGCCGACGGCGAGCGCAGCTTCCACTACTGGCGCGACCGGGCCGCGGCCCGCGACCTCTTCACCGAGCCGGGCGCCGCCGAGACGGAGGCGGAGCTGGAGCGCTACGACCTCGTCTACCTGTCGGGCATCAGCCTCTCGCTCTACGGCGAGACCGGGCGCGCCGCCCTGTTCGAGACCCTGGCGCGCCTGCGGGACCGGGGCGGCCGGGTCGCCTTCGACACCAATTACCGCCCCCGCGGCTGGCCCGACCGGGACGAGGCCTGGGCGGCCTTCCGCGCGGCCCTGGCTCTGGCCGACGTGATCTTCGCCTCGGCGGAGGACCTGGACTGGCTCTTCGGCGCGGCGGGCGAGGACGAGGTGCTGCGCCACCGCGGCCGGGCCGAGATCGTGCTCAAGACCTCGGGCGCATCAGGCCCCGTCGCCCGGGTGCTGCACGGCCCGGCCGACACCGCCGTGCCGGCCGGGCGCGCCGCGCGGGTCGTCGACACGACGGCGGCGGGCGACAGCTTCGCGGCGGGCTACCTCGCGGCGCGCATCGCCGGGCTGGCGCCGGAAGCCGCCGCCGCCGAGGCGCACCGCCTGGCCGGGGCGGTGATCGGACATCGCGGCGCCGTGATTCCCCGGGACGCGATGCCGGCCCCGGCCGCCCGGCCGCCCGGCCCGGGCGCCTGA
- a CDS encoding PAS domain-containing protein, giving the protein MSGAWSWIFAGEEQVWSPGFYRLLGLVPNAAKARYDLLLSLIHPEDRHLMPALADIRQGHVPREVIVRVIRTNGTVRTLSLTMEVRVSAEGRPVALNGTALDVSDREQLARLRQEERRRQSALYLTEHIATFSMGLDRVRDIPFAVAQVHGLPLEEICAEPYLLIVPEEREAFRAAAEEQIERRAFFQGAAHERLANGELWHFRILTMPVWDPDGTYLGRCGLKYPVRNHAPPLVGLHDGLAHSVTGHHLRAARALLDWSMMDLAQASGLSHSTVRRLEEDSEHRGSRSRLHAVEALRRAGVRFIPMDDGTLAVARV; this is encoded by the coding sequence GTGAGCGGTGCCTGGAGCTGGATCTTCGCGGGCGAGGAGCAGGTCTGGTCGCCCGGGTTCTACCGGCTGCTCGGGCTCGTTCCGAACGCCGCGAAGGCGCGCTACGACCTGTTGCTGAGCCTGATCCATCCGGAGGACCGGCACCTGATGCCGGCGCTGGCCGACATCCGGCAGGGGCACGTCCCGCGCGAGGTCATCGTCCGGGTGATCCGGACGAACGGCACGGTGCGCACCCTCTCGCTGACGATGGAGGTGCGCGTCTCGGCGGAAGGGCGGCCCGTCGCCCTCAACGGCACGGCGCTCGACGTGAGCGACCGCGAGCAGCTGGCGCGTCTGCGGCAGGAGGAGCGCCGCCGGCAGAGCGCGCTCTACCTCACCGAGCATATCGCGACCTTCTCGATGGGGCTCGACCGGGTCCGGGACATCCCGTTCGCCGTGGCCCAGGTCCACGGGCTCCCGCTGGAGGAGATCTGCGCCGAGCCGTATCTCCTGATCGTTCCGGAGGAGCGCGAGGCCTTCCGGGCGGCGGCCGAGGAGCAGATCGAGCGGCGGGCGTTCTTCCAGGGAGCGGCCCACGAGCGCCTCGCCAACGGCGAGCTCTGGCACTTCCGGATCCTCACGATGCCGGTCTGGGATCCGGACGGGACCTATCTGGGCCGCTGCGGGCTCAAGTACCCCGTCCGCAACCACGCCCCGCCCCTGGTCGGCCTGCACGACGGGCTGGCGCATTCCGTGACCGGTCACCACCTGCGGGCCGCGCGGGCTCTCCTCGACTGGTCGATGATGGATCTCGCCCAGGCCAGCGGCCTGTCGCATTCGACGGTGCGGCGTCTGGAAGAGGACAGCGAGCATCGGGGAAGCCGATCCCGCCTGCACGCGGTCGAGGCGCTGCGCCGGGCGGGCGTCCGCTTCATTCCCATGGACGACGGGACCCTGGCGGTCGCCCGGGTCTGA
- a CDS encoding MucR family transcriptional regulator translates to MNTIDLNEKTSDPNTDLIKCTASLVAAYVSRNAVGVGDLPVLIDQVHTAISVLQGGGSGSGPGWTGPTAAQIEASIQQDGLISFIDGRSYKTLKRHLTAHGLTPERYRAKYGLPADYPMVAPGYAAKRSEIAKAIQLGHKAA, encoded by the coding sequence ATGAACACCATCGATTTGAACGAAAAGACCTCGGACCCGAACACAGACCTGATCAAGTGCACGGCATCACTGGTTGCGGCCTACGTGTCCCGGAATGCGGTGGGCGTGGGAGACCTGCCGGTTCTGATCGACCAAGTGCACACGGCGATATCGGTCCTGCAGGGCGGCGGTTCGGGATCCGGTCCGGGCTGGACCGGCCCGACGGCGGCGCAGATCGAGGCCTCGATTCAGCAGGACGGCCTGATCAGCTTCATCGACGGCCGGTCCTACAAGACCCTGAAGCGCCACCTCACCGCGCACGGCCTCACGCCGGAGCGGTACCGGGCGAAGTACGGCCTGCCAGCCGACTACCCGATGGTGGCACCGGGCTACGCCGCCAAGCGTTCGGAGATCGCCAAGGCGATCCAGCTCGGCCACAAGGCGGCCTGA
- a CDS encoding DUF4105 domain-containing protein, translated as MSGPCATSIPRALSALEAPGPGAADAVGGRMAPLWMLLVGRAAVRRHWHLIVATGLLWSLLGLLVVVDSLDGALHVPDRWFGLILLAEGVSALVVGASAVGAARRLRLAKGALLSVMAVLIMMATRHSTFLLAMIFGVAFVVDGLVRITIAGLLKFAGWRMSVALGGLSIAFGLFHLQPWPTWYAGTVGYCIGMFLILNGANLALVGLRTRRLGTAEPAAAATGAGATEPGSLTVYVWTPTGQATTPAGQRLIRRYVASVDKAGRFSTGHAALQQGDDLYVSHYPAVEIDRSPANLRSSLRAGPENDVPGRFLPSHAAEVADWCPATVAVTLNGIDAARLRAFWAQYSRDTTYNFISRNCSTTVARALDIAVEGAFSRGGHPWRQLAAALTTPEFWAAAFLRNGARSMTWTPGLVLDYTRALSALVDPASPVPSIAWKRVGWRLLRNWRARDLASLSPIARRSSVPGAGPTEA; from the coding sequence ATGTCCGGACCCTGTGCGACCTCAATCCCGCGCGCGCTCTCCGCGCTCGAAGCGCCCGGACCGGGCGCCGCGGACGCGGTCGGCGGCCGGATGGCGCCCCTCTGGATGCTGCTCGTCGGCCGGGCCGCGGTCCGCCGCCACTGGCACCTGATCGTCGCCACCGGCCTGCTGTGGTCGTTGCTCGGCCTCCTGGTGGTGGTCGATTCCCTCGACGGCGCGCTCCACGTCCCGGACCGGTGGTTCGGCCTGATCCTCCTGGCCGAGGGCGTGAGCGCCCTCGTCGTCGGCGCGTCCGCGGTCGGCGCCGCGCGCCGCCTGCGCCTCGCCAAGGGCGCGCTGCTGTCGGTCATGGCCGTGCTGATCATGATGGCCACGCGGCACAGCACCTTCCTGCTCGCCATGATCTTCGGCGTCGCCTTCGTGGTCGACGGCCTCGTCCGGATCACGATCGCCGGCCTGCTGAAATTCGCCGGCTGGCGGATGTCGGTCGCCTTGGGCGGCCTCAGCATCGCCTTCGGCCTGTTCCATCTCCAGCCCTGGCCGACCTGGTACGCCGGCACGGTGGGCTACTGCATCGGCATGTTCCTGATCCTGAACGGCGCCAACCTCGCGCTGGTCGGGCTGCGCACCCGGCGCCTGGGCACCGCCGAGCCGGCCGCCGCCGCGACCGGCGCCGGCGCGACCGAGCCCGGCAGCCTGACGGTCTATGTCTGGACGCCCACCGGGCAGGCGACCACCCCGGCCGGCCAGCGGCTGATCCGGCGCTACGTCGCCTCCGTCGACAAGGCCGGGCGGTTCTCCACCGGCCACGCGGCCCTGCAGCAGGGCGACGACCTCTACGTCAGCCACTACCCCGCCGTGGAGATCGACCGCTCCCCCGCCAACCTGCGCTCGAGCCTGCGCGCGGGCCCGGAGAACGACGTGCCCGGGCGCTTCCTGCCCTCGCACGCCGCGGAGGTGGCGGATTGGTGCCCGGCCACGGTGGCGGTGACGCTGAACGGCATCGACGCCGCCCGGCTGCGGGCGTTCTGGGCGCAGTACAGCCGCGACACCACCTACAACTTCATCAGCCGCAACTGCTCGACCACGGTGGCGCGGGCACTGGACATCGCCGTGGAGGGCGCGTTCAGCCGCGGCGGCCATCCCTGGCGGCAGCTCGCGGCGGCGCTGACCACGCCGGAATTCTGGGCCGCGGCCTTCCTGCGCAACGGGGCGCGGTCCATGACCTGGACCCCGGGTCTCGTCCTCGACTACACGCGGGCGCTGAGCGCCCTCGTGGATCCGGCCTCGCCGGTGCCGTCGATCGCCTGGAAGCGGGTCGGCTGGCGGCTCCTGCGCAACTGGCGGGCGCGGGACCTCGCGTCCCTGAGCCCGATCGCCCGGCGATCCTCCGTGCCGGGGGCCGGTCCGACAGAGGCCTGA
- a CDS encoding serine hydrolase domain-containing protein, which produces MTASMAIPDSPARTRRGRRWGAIAAAGGAAVVGCAWTAAALINVPDPVTLAALAVIEPSSVGTWFPSRIVQAPTRASDLPVRPRPILDRVPWKGKTVPLMTVLGATHTNAFLVLQDGVLIHEWQRAGTGPETLFPSWSVAKSVVSLLVGAAVARGQLAETDRVSTLLPELRNGAVFGQITVRNLLDMASGIAVPENYDPRHPLTGTAGMYLTRDLTAFVRDNAHLAFKPGTKGRYRSIDTELLGLILARVEGKPLADILSERIWKPMGAQADATWNLDRPGGIEKAFCCINATARDFARLGLLVADQGRSGEHRIIPGRWIERIMTPARRDVDGWQYSAQWWHAPGGEDDDISAIGVYGQYIYVNRATGTVIVKLSDHGAEQDEVDTLAVMQAIAGDLAAGRPAAARKDP; this is translated from the coding sequence GGCGATCCCGGATTCCCCGGCCCGCACACGCCGGGGCCGCCGCTGGGGCGCGATCGCGGCGGCGGGCGGCGCGGCCGTCGTCGGCTGCGCCTGGACCGCCGCCGCGCTGATCAACGTCCCCGACCCCGTCACCCTGGCGGCGCTCGCGGTCATCGAGCCGTCGTCGGTGGGCACGTGGTTCCCGAGCCGGATCGTCCAGGCCCCGACCCGGGCGAGCGACCTGCCGGTGCGGCCGCGCCCGATCCTCGACCGCGTCCCCTGGAAGGGGAAGACGGTCCCGCTGATGACGGTGCTGGGCGCGACCCACACCAACGCGTTCCTGGTGCTGCAGGACGGCGTCCTGATCCACGAATGGCAGCGCGCGGGCACCGGACCGGAGACGCTGTTTCCCTCGTGGTCGGTGGCGAAGTCCGTCGTCTCGCTGCTGGTCGGCGCCGCGGTGGCGCGGGGCCAGCTCGCCGAGACCGACCGGGTCTCCACGCTCCTGCCCGAGTTGCGGAACGGCGCGGTGTTCGGTCAGATCACCGTGCGCAACCTCCTCGACATGGCGAGCGGGATCGCGGTGCCGGAGAACTACGATCCCCGGCACCCCCTGACCGGCACCGCCGGGATGTACCTGACGCGCGACCTCACGGCCTTCGTGCGCGACAACGCCCACCTGGCTTTCAAGCCCGGCACCAAGGGCCGCTACCGCAGCATCGACACCGAGCTGCTCGGCCTGATCCTCGCCCGGGTCGAGGGCAAGCCGCTGGCCGACATCCTCTCGGAGCGGATCTGGAAGCCGATGGGCGCCCAGGCCGACGCCACCTGGAACCTCGACCGGCCCGGCGGCATCGAGAAGGCGTTCTGCTGCATCAACGCGACGGCCCGCGACTTCGCCCGCCTCGGCCTGCTGGTGGCCGACCAGGGCCGGTCGGGCGAACACCGCATCATCCCGGGCCGCTGGATCGAGCGGATCATGACCCCGGCCCGGCGCGACGTCGACGGCTGGCAGTACTCGGCCCAGTGGTGGCACGCGCCGGGGGGCGAGGACGACGACATCTCGGCGATCGGCGTCTACGGCCAGTACATCTACGTCAATCGCGCGACCGGCACGGTGATCGTGAAGCTCAGCGACCACGGCGCCGAGCAGGACGAGGTCGACACGCTGGCGGTGATGCAGGCCATCGCGGGCGATCTCGCCGCCGGTCGCCCCGCCGCCGCCCGCAAGGACCCGTGA